A region of the Muricauda sp. MAR_2010_75 genome:
CTTCCGATTTTATATGTAGTCTTGAGCCCGGTTTTACGGGCGATTTATTGGGAGATAAAACCGAAAGCGTCATTTTTGATAATACCAAAATCAAAACTTTTGTGCCAGAGTTTAAAGCAACTATCCCTTTCGCAACAGGTATCAAAAGAACTTTGGAATGGTTTCAGGAGTCGGAAGACAGAATGTTTGTGAATCAAGAAACCAATAAAAAAATTGATCATGTTTTAAAGTCATACCAAGCAAGGACTTAGTTGTAAAATTGCTTACTTAAACAATTAGAAGCTTGGCGATATTTTCTTTCCCAAACAAAGTGAGCATCCTTTTCATTGTTATGAATTAGTGCTGTAACTTGACCCCGATTTGAGCACACACGTCAATTTTAGAAGCATTAACCAACTGGCTATTCCCGCTACCATTTCGGGAATTGCGGAACCCCTGCTCTCCATTACCGATACAGCCATTGTGGGCAATATTCCGGTTGATGGATTGGAGTCTTTGGCTGCTGCCGGTATAGTAGGGTCCTTTTTATCCATGCTCATTTGGGTTTTGGGCCAGACCCGAAGTGCCATTTCAGCAATCATCTCCCAATATCTAGGTGCTGGAAAACTGGATGAAGTAAAGAACCTGCCCGCTCAGGCCATTTTCTTTAATATTCTGTTGAGTGTCGTCATTTTGGTGTCCACTATTTTTATTGTTGAAGATATCTTTAAACTATTTGAAGCCTCAGGGAAAATACTGGACTATTGTATTTCGTATTATTCTATTCGGGTTTGGGGCTTTCCGTTGACGCTGTTCACTTTTGCTATTTTTGGAATTTTCAGGGGCTTACAGAACACCTTTTATCCCATGGTGATTGCCATGATTGGAGCAGGCTTAAATATTCTGCTCGATTTTATTCTAGTTTACGGTGTGGAAGGTTATATCCCTGCAATGTATCTGGAAGGTGCAGCATGGGCCAGCTTGATCGCACAAGGCACTATGGCCGTTCTAGCACTGATTCTACTTCTGAAAAAAACTGAAATCAGCATGAAACTGGTCTTCCCGCTCAACAAAGAAATCAAAAGATTGATTTTGATGAGCCTGAATTTGTTTGTCCGTACTGCCGCCCTCAATGCCGCTTTAATGCTTGCGGTTCGAGAAGCTACCATACTAGGGGATCGTTTTATCGGAGCGCATACCATTGCGGTCAACCTATGGTTATTTGCCGCCTTTTTTATTGATGGCTATGCTGCAGCCGGGAATAGTATGGGGGGTAGACTTTTGGGTGCTTCAGACTATAACGGCCTGTGGAAATTGGCCAAGACGATATTCAAATACGGAATGGTCGTAAGTTTAATCTTGATGCTTTCAGGTTTCATTTTCTATAGGCCCATTGGCCGACTTTTTTCAAATGAGACAATTGTGCTCCAAACATTTTACAGTATTTTCTACATTGTAATTCTAGGACTTCCCATGAACACCATCGCCTTTATCTTTGACGGACTCTTTAAGGGTCTGGGTGAAATGAAATATTTGAGGAATGTATTGCTTTCAGCGACATTTTTGGGCTTTATCCCCGTCTTATATCTAGGGAAGTTTTTGGGTTGGGGGTTCTATGCCATTTGGATTGCCTTTGTGGTCTGGATGATGATTCGCGGATTTGCCCTGGTTTGGAAATTTAGACAAAAGTTCAGGCCCTTGGTACAAAACGCTTAATTTAGTGCTGGAAAATAGCATGTTCAAGCACTGGCAACTGACAACTGACAACTGACAACTGATAACTGATAACTGATAACTGATAACTGAAATTAATGTCCACACATAGAGCCAACGGAAGTTTGTATACCAAAATCAACAACGGAGTTGCTGCGGTGGAATTCGGTCATCCGGCCAGTAATTCTTTTGTGTCCGAACTTTTAGGCCGTTTGGCCAATGAGTTTGCCAAGCTTTCGGATAACGATTCCGTTTCCTTGATTGTATTGAAATCTGAGGGAGATCGCGCTTTCTGTGCCGGGGCTTCTTTTGATGAATTGGTGGCCATTTCAAACTTGGAAGAGGGAAAGGCTTTCTTCAGTGGATTTGCCCATGTCATCAATGCCATGCGTAAATGCAAAAAACCAATTGTTGGGCGTGTTCAGGGCAAGGCCGTTGGGGGTGGTGTTGGCTTGGCCGCTGCTTGCGATTACGTATATGCCACAGTTGATGCTGCCATCAAATTATCAGAAATTTCAATCGGTATTGGTCCCTTTGTCATTGCCCCGGCCGTGGAACGAAAAATGGGAAAAGCCGCTTTAGCCGAACTCTCATTATCCCCAACCGAATGGAAAAATGCCTATTGGGCCAAAGAAAAAGGATTGTTTGCCAAAGTATTTGACTCCATTTCTAAAATGGACAAAGAGTTGGAATTCCATGTGCAACGATTGGCTTCCTACAACCCAAATGCCTTGGCCGAAATGAAACGTGTGCTTTGGGAAGGCACTGACCATTGGGATGAATTGCTCGCCCAACGAGCAGAATCTTCCGGTAAGTTGGCCCTTTCCCCAGAAACCAAAGCCGCCCTGGAAAAGTTTAAAAAATAAAAGAAATTATGACTGATTTATTGTTCCCCATATTGGCTCTTTTCGTAATTGTGGTTTATGTAATCAATCGGATAAGAAGCAACCGACGTTTTAAAAAGTAAATTATATAAAATATATATTTTATATATTTGCTGATGTAATCTTTGAAAAGTCAAGCCTTATGGAGCATGTAAAAAAGCTTATCGAAGTCGATAAGTCACTTGTAGTAAAATTAAAAATGCTTTCCGCCTTTGAAAATTTGAGCGTTAAGGCCTTGATGGAAAAGGCTGTTGTTGAGTACGTTAAGAACAAAGAGCTGGAGCGTTTTAAAAGTCTTTCTGAGGAGGAAAAAGAGGATCTTGGACTTCTCCTCTTAATGCAACAAGCAGACAAAGAAGACTTTTCAAGCGAAGATGAGATCTTTAAAATTCTGGATGAATGAAAGTCAAATATCATAAATCCTTTGAAAAAGATTTAAGAAAGATTAATGATAAAAAGACAAAACAGAAATTAAAGCAAATCATTCTCCAAATGAAAGAAGCCATCGTTTTGGATGAGCTAAAATCTGTCAAAAAAATGGCCGGACATCCAAACGCTTTCAGAATAAGAATAGGCCCTTATCGCCTAGGTTTTTATTACGAAAACAATACCTTGCTATTGTCTCGTTTTGTAAAGCGAAATGATATCTACAAACTTTTTCCTTAGACCAATTTGAAAAATATCACCCTTCCAAAAAGCAAAAAAGTCTATTTCGCTAGCGATAACCACCTTGGTGCGCCCACCAGAAAAGACAGTTTGTCTCGAGAAAAGAAGTTCGTGGCCTGGTTGGACAGCATTAAGCACGATGCCCATGCCATTTTTTTAATGGGTGACCTTTTCGATTTTTGGTTCGAATACAAAACTGTGGTTCCCAAAGGTTTTACCCGTACGCTGGGCAAATTGGCCGAACTTTCAGACATGGGCATACAAATCACCTATTTTGTGGGCAACCATGACCTTTGGATGAATGGTTATTTTGAAGAAGAACTCAACATCCCAGTCTACCACAAACCGCAACAGTTTTTAATTAACGATACTTCTTTTTTTATTGGTCATGGTGATGGTTTGGGCCCACACGACAAGGGCTTTAAACGCATGAAAAAAGTCTTTACCAACCCTGTGGCACAATGGTTCTTTAAGTGGCTGCACCCCGATTTGGGGGTTCGCTTGGGACAACATCTTTCTGTGAACAACCGGATTATTTCTGGTGAGGCCGATGCTAAATTCTTGGGTGAAGACAAGGAGTGGCTGATTCTTTACGCAAAGCGAAAGCTGGAACAACAGCATTATGACCATTTTATTTTCGGCCACCGACACCTTCCGATGGAAATAAAACTCAACCAAAAATCCAGCTACACCAATTTAGGGGATTGGATCAATTATTTTACCTATGCCGTTTTTGATGGTGAAAATTTAAGTCTGGAAAAGCTCGAAATTTAATCCTTTTCGTGCTCATCAATATCCTTTTGAAGGTCTAATTTTCTAAAGGTTGGTGACGCAATGGCCGTTGCACCTGCAGTGAGCAAGGTCATGCATCCGCCAAAAACCACAGCAGTAACTGTTCCCATGAGTTTTGCAGTTACTCCACTCTCAAACGCCCCCAACTCATTGGAAGAGCCCACAAACATGGAGTTTACAGAGGCTACCCGACCCCTCATATTGTCCGGTGTCTTCAGTTGTAAAATGGTCTGCCTGATAATCATGGAAACTCCGTCCACAGCACCACTTAGAAACAAAGCAATCACAGACAACCAGAAGAGTTCCGAAAGTCCAAACACTATAATGCAAATCCCAAAAGCAAACACCGCCATCAACAGTTTTTTACCTGCATTTTTATGTAATGGGAATCGTGTAGAGCCCAACATGGTTATCGATGCTCCAACGGCTGGCGCCGCTCGCAAAATCCCAAATCCTTCCGCTCCTACATGTAAAATATCTTGGGCATAAACGGGCAATAACGCTACGGCACCTCCAAAGAGAACCGCTACCATATCCAAAGTCAAAGCACCAAAAATGGCCTTGTTTCCAAAAACAAAATGCAACCCATCCCTTAAACTCTTCATAACCGGTTCCCCAAGTTTAGGATTCATGATGGGCTTTTTGGGTATCTGTAACAGAAACAGCAATGCCATCAAAGAGAAGCCAAAAATGACACACATGCTCCAATGTACGCCTATCCAACTAATGGAAAATCCGGCCAAGGCCGGACCCAAAACTGAAGCCAATTGCCATGTGGAACTGCTCCAGGTGGCCGCATTGGGATAAATTTTCTTCGGTACGATCAATGCTATTAATGAAAAAATAGTGGGGGCCAAAA
Encoded here:
- a CDS encoding MATE family efflux transporter, with product MSTHVNFRSINQLAIPATISGIAEPLLSITDTAIVGNIPVDGLESLAAAGIVGSFLSMLIWVLGQTRSAISAIISQYLGAGKLDEVKNLPAQAIFFNILLSVVILVSTIFIVEDIFKLFEASGKILDYCISYYSIRVWGFPLTLFTFAIFGIFRGLQNTFYPMVIAMIGAGLNILLDFILVYGVEGYIPAMYLEGAAWASLIAQGTMAVLALILLLKKTEISMKLVFPLNKEIKRLILMSLNLFVRTAALNAALMLAVREATILGDRFIGAHTIAVNLWLFAAFFIDGYAAAGNSMGGRLLGASDYNGLWKLAKTIFKYGMVVSLILMLSGFIFYRPIGRLFSNETIVLQTFYSIFYIVILGLPMNTIAFIFDGLFKGLGEMKYLRNVLLSATFLGFIPVLYLGKFLGWGFYAIWIAFVVWMMIRGFALVWKFRQKFRPLVQNA
- a CDS encoding type II toxin-antitoxin system RelE/ParE family toxin, with the translated sequence MKVKYHKSFEKDLRKINDKKTKQKLKQIILQMKEAIVLDELKSVKKMAGHPNAFRIRIGPYRLGFYYENNTLLLSRFVKRNDIYKLFP
- a CDS encoding MFS transporter, translated to MDPYAALRYREFNIFLLVRFAMVFAWSMQFIVIEWQVYSLTKDPLSLGIIGLMEVIPAVGMALFAGHIVDQREKRNLLVTCIAGFSVISLGLFLLSWPGLQDTWDSRTILYSIYALVFMGGLVRSFLAPTIFSLIALIVPKKIYPNAATWSSSTWQLASVLGPALAGFSISWIGVHWSMCVIFGFSLMALLFLLQIPKKPIMNPKLGEPVMKSLRDGLHFVFGNKAIFGALTLDMVAVLFGGAVALLPVYAQDILHVGAEGFGILRAAPAVGASITMLGSTRFPLHKNAGKKLLMAVFAFGICIIVFGLSELFWLSVIALFLSGAVDGVSMIIRQTILQLKTPDNMRGRVASVNSMFVGSSNELGAFESGVTAKLMGTVTAVVFGGCMTLLTAGATAIASPTFRKLDLQKDIDEHEKD
- a CDS encoding enoyl-CoA hydratase/isomerase family protein, producing the protein MSTHRANGSLYTKINNGVAAVEFGHPASNSFVSELLGRLANEFAKLSDNDSVSLIVLKSEGDRAFCAGASFDELVAISNLEEGKAFFSGFAHVINAMRKCKKPIVGRVQGKAVGGGVGLAAACDYVYATVDAAIKLSEISIGIGPFVIAPAVERKMGKAALAELSLSPTEWKNAYWAKEKGLFAKVFDSISKMDKELEFHVQRLASYNPNALAEMKRVLWEGTDHWDELLAQRAESSGKLALSPETKAALEKFKK
- a CDS encoding UDP-2,3-diacylglucosamine diphosphatase; the encoded protein is MKNITLPKSKKVYFASDNHLGAPTRKDSLSREKKFVAWLDSIKHDAHAIFLMGDLFDFWFEYKTVVPKGFTRTLGKLAELSDMGIQITYFVGNHDLWMNGYFEEELNIPVYHKPQQFLINDTSFFIGHGDGLGPHDKGFKRMKKVFTNPVAQWFFKWLHPDLGVRLGQHLSVNNRIISGEADAKFLGEDKEWLILYAKRKLEQQHYDHFIFGHRHLPMEIKLNQKSSYTNLGDWINYFTYAVFDGENLSLEKLEI